The segment GCTAGTCATCAGGGTACCCTAAACAATCCACATGCGATTTTCATGTGAGCATCTGGGAATCCTCCTTCAACTTTCGgagcgtccatgcttcagaaccatatttgaccactgtcttTACTATAGTTTCCGATTTTCTAATCTTATTTTGtagaattatcttcctatttttccaaactgttttcaattctgaaaaagacaCCCTATACATtggctattctaattttaatatttttactgcATACACAGTTTTGCTAATAATTTTTCTCGCTTAaagaatttaattcttttgtagAAGAttgaaaaactaagaaacaTTTTCTTGCATCAAGAGGGACAAAATTACCcttcctgattttttttctcagatgtTTGTCAAAGCAATAGTTACAAATGAGAGCAAATAATTGCATTTGCCGTATGCATGTTTATGTTTGTATGTTCCTCTGTTTCACTTCGTTCATGACCCTCGTCATTTatcatgctactactactaaataaaaatgataaactaAACTGGGAAAAGTCAAttaaaagagaagagaaaaagatAAAGCAAAATGAAGAAGTCagtaaaaagagaagaaaaggaAACTGTGATGTTTCAGACATAGGCAAGTGCAGCTGTCCGCTTGATTGATCTTCTCGCTGCCCATTATCACCAATTAGCCTTCGTTTATTCTTAGTCTttgcgacttagtcttcttaacattaatttcaattaatttcttaactaatttcttaattaattatttaatttaattcaaataatttcaattagAGTATTAATTTCTTGTACCCTCCTCTAAAAATTCGTCCATTTAGCTAACCTGCTCACCTAGGACACTTAAAGCCACCAGCATAACCCAAGTATAGGAAGTATTTTAACTCCCAAATGAATTCCCTGTTTTTGAATCGCATTTCAGTTCAACTTAgaacaaagtccatcaaaataaatgATGATGAAACAATTGGTTCAACACAAAACCAGCTACTGATCTCATTTTACTCCTTGACTGCAGCAATATTATGCTTTTAAATTGCACTATTCACCTCACTGTATTTGCCTGTAATACAttacaaggataggacctttAATAAAGATCTTCAATCGGCTAAAACAAACTCTTGCTCATAATTTATAAGACTGAGCACTGCAGGGGCTTGATGACTCACTTGCTTATCAAATTCTGAATCTAAGAGGGAAAATTTGCTGGACACATCCTCCCCCCGCCCCCttcctgaaaacaattttctctTCCGTTGAATTTTTATCTAAAGCAAATGTAAGAATCATCCTACTAGGTAATTAGTTTCGTATAGAAACCCCGATGACCCCTCTATGATAAACATACAAAGCTTTGTTCTTGGCAATATTTTTCTACAAAGGTTTAACTGGAGTTTTTATAAAACCGCTATGAACTTCGcctttctcaaaaatcatattcacaatCTTTAGTAATTTATCTTTAACCTAATTCACACCATATTCAAAATACTCATTTACCACcttatcagcacctggggccttgttattttttaaaactagtactgtcactaattcttcgtCACtgaataaatcttccttcacatccaaagtgtcacaaactgttcattcttttcatttattctatatTTTCCTGTAACTCTGTCACAatttagcacattttcaaaatatacttctcttctctctttacttttttatttgttactaACTATTTCCCTGTTCCTCTCTTTATCTGGGACAAGTCCAAATTACCTATTAACTCTAAACTTATTAACATACCAGtacagtattttcttttatgtcATCTAGCTTCATCTTTCAGATGCTTATCAATTTCATTCATTGTCTCTAATTCACACCTTCttcattcatattttaattatgaCCTCTTATTAGtcacaaaattgatttttatacttggcgatgctcttctatcagtAGGAATTGAAATCCTGCACATATAATCACAAGCATATTGCCTCTGACTCAGTATGTATTCATGCCTACAACCATTATGCTTCTACGAGAAGGCAATCCATAATAGATAACTCAATTAGGATGAAGTTTTTTAGCCCCCAAacgaaaacaccaaaaaagctAAACCCTGAAGAATTGCCCATTAACAGGACCCAGTGCAAATACTTATTCGTGTCTATGTATTTCTCGAGGGACCCAATTCTCAAGGTCACCCTGCAGCACTGCGAGCCGTCACGGTTTTGTTAGAAAAAGTTGTAAAAGGTCAACCTTAATGCCACTATGAAACTTTGCAAGCAGGGCGTCTCTGTCAGGCACAGGGACGAAGAAAGAAGTTCAGGACGGAGCGGAGACCCCAAACCATCTCACAACACCAAAAACTCCAACCTTTGATACTCAGCCTATACTTGTCAGGGTATTCATCAGATATTTATCAGGAATAGTTATATCATAGCTTATGGTAATTGGGGACCACACTTAAAAGAAAGCCTATTTGATAGCGCGCCGGCTACTTTTATTCTGATTCGATCATTTATTCCTTTGTAACTTTATATTTCTAACTTGCAATAATAATAGAGTTAACGTTTGCTGCTTTAATTTAACTGCTTTTTAATTACTGCTTTTAAGCTACAGTGAGGGGCACCACCTTGATCGTGTAGACAAGATAGTAGCCAGgttaaaaatgtttataaaattttagctgcacacaaaacaaaaaatgtaaatgTTGAAAGTTGAACGAAGAACTAGTTTCTTCTTTAGATTAAATCATCCTGGTCTCTATTCAGCCCTCTACATCCCCCCCCTTTCAGATAAAAATATCGAAagcaaactaattttttctttttataggtaTATATCAGCTTGCCGCCCACATTATTTTAAGATTGTacacactaaaaaaaatgctCTTCGATCTGTCATTATTGCTACAGCTCTGTCAGTTCTACTGAGCGCACCACTATGTCTACTGAAGAAATTCCATGAATCACCAGATGGTTTCTACATAGTTAGTGAGCGAAGAGCTGTAACCAGCCAGCTGTCTTGGCATATATTCGTCTTTTCAAGTGAAATACTTGTGAGAGTGATACCAATAATTTTACTGACGGTTCTTAATGCATGTATTCTTAGAAAATTTACAAAGCTTTCGAAACGACGAATTGACTTGAAAGGCTCTGCCAGCGCCATGGCTGCATCTGACTATCAAAGAGAAAGGCGATATTTTCTTATGCTTAGTGGCGTTGTTGCCATCTTTTTGATTACTACTTTACCGTCTGCTATTATGGCAATAATTTATTCTGAagatcttgaaaaatatttttcgtttttagttttcaaaaatgttaCAAATGTTTTGGAAGTTTGCAATTTCGCTTCTAATTTCTATTTGTACATACTGTGTAGCCCAGAAGTGCGAAAAATCTTTCAAAAGCGGTTTCGTTGCAATAGTAGCCTCATATCATCTGAAACATCGGGTGAAACTAATCCGTAGTGGAAACAATCGAGAAGAAACAGATTACTCTTGttacaaaatttattatatcaCACTTTTGAATCACTTGACTACTTGGACAATATTTATGGATATAAgtggaaaaactaattttaaatagtattttcatttcaaaagttGAAACAAGGTCGGGGTGGAAacactttaaaagaaaaacacatttgATTTTTAGTACAGTAGATTTTATCactcatttattttgctttgtTATTTGAACAATGTTATATggacattttt is part of the Artemia franciscana chromosome 12, ASM3288406v1, whole genome shotgun sequence genome and harbors:
- the LOC136034078 gene encoding probable G-protein coupled receptor B0563.6 isoform X2; its protein translation is MNQHRIMDPEFPKIRFFSKTLSTTNLSNGVNSETPTIYNHTVQYEYDIDGRADILTYVTLTIIPFILVAGLAGNIITLIIFYKPQSQFRSLLGYYFSKLATADLIVILLWIPLFIRMIGVFDNVTGSILLAIYYAHLEIPLLNAAMGTSIFIVVALTIDRYISACRPHYFKIVHTKKNALRSVIIATALSVLLSAPLCLLKKFHESPDGFYIVSERRAVTSQLSWHIFVFSSEILVRVIPIILLTVLNACILRKFTKLSKRRIDLKGSASAMAASDYQRERRYFLMLSGVVAIFLITTLPSAIMAIIYSEDLEKYFSFLVFKNVTNVLEVCNFASNFYLYILCSPEVRKIFQKRFRCNSSLISSETSGETNP
- the LOC136034078 gene encoding probable G-protein coupled receptor B0563.6 isoform X1, with the translated sequence MTHFWDKNIFEQWKIRFFSKTLSTTNLSNGVNSETPTIYNHTVQYEYDIDGRADILTYVTLTIIPFILVAGLAGNIITLIIFYKPQSQFRSLLGYYFSKLATADLIVILLWIPLFIRMIGVFDNVTGSILLAIYYAHLEIPLLNAAMGTSIFIVVALTIDRYISACRPHYFKIVHTKKNALRSVIIATALSVLLSAPLCLLKKFHESPDGFYIVSERRAVTSQLSWHIFVFSSEILVRVIPIILLTVLNACILRKFTKLSKRRIDLKGSASAMAASDYQRERRYFLMLSGVVAIFLITTLPSAIMAIIYSEDLEKYFSFLVFKNVTNVLEVCNFASNFYLYILCSPEVRKIFQKRFRCNSSLISSETSGETNP